The genomic window TGGGGGCGTTGAAGGGTGGGGTGAGTGCGGGTGAGTCCGGTTGCTCCAGCGGGTGCCGGGGCGGGTGCCGGGGTGCGTGCTGGAGCGGGTGCCGGGGCGGGTGCTGGGGCTGCCGTTCGTTGGCTGAGCGTCGGTGCACGCGCACAACGTAGGGGGGCGGGACTGCGGTGACTACGCGCTGTTCGGCCACAATCACGGATTGTAGGAAGCTACGGTTTGTGGGAGTGGTGTGCTCCGAGTGACCTGAGTGGGGATCCCTTGGGTATGGATGCCTCATGACGAAGCTGGACGGGCACATACGTGAGCGCCTACTGGCGCCGAATTTCTGGCACTTGGCCACGGTGGGGGCGGATGGGGCGCCTCAGGTGTCACCCATGTGGGTGGACATCGAGGCCGACGGAGACGGTGGCGGCGAGTACGTCATGGTCAATACGTCGGTCGGGCGGGTGAAGGAGGAGAACCTGCGGCGCAACCCGTATGTCTCCCTCTCTCACATCGATCCCGAGAACCCCTATGACCGGGCCGAGATCCGGGGGCGGGTGGTGCGGTTCGTGGAGGGGGACGAGGCGTTGCGCGCCATGGACCGGCTCACCCGGAAGTACATCGGGGAGGAGCGGTATCCGTGGCTGCTGCCCGGAGAGCGGCGCCTGATGATTCTGATCGAGCCGGTGAGGGTGCGGCGGGTCGTCGGGGTGGAGCCGTTCCGGGCGGGGGTGCTGCCGGAGGGGGCATGAGGGAGGCGCGGGAGTCGTTGCGGATGCACTGTTCGCGTGCACCGTATGCGCGCTCTCGGCGGGTCGCGTGCCCGTTTCGTAGGGAAATCCGCCCACCGTGGCCACCTCGCCGTCACGGGAGAATTCGGAACAAGCCGAACTCGGCGTGGCGCCGCGCGTGTTCGGTGGACGGGAGGTCGCGGCGCCGAACTGCGGTGACATAGGGGGCGTCCGGGTGCGGGACCGGTCCAAGGGGTCCGCAGGAATGACCTGTTGCATGCGGCACGCCGTTTACGGGAGGGAATTCCGGGCCCTACCGTCGGGATCTGTCGGTGCCTGTCGCAAGGCACCCGTTCGACGGAAAACGGGGAGGATCATGCACACCGTACGGAAGCGTGTCGGAACGACGGCTGCCGCCCTGGCGACCGCACTGGGCACCATGTTCGGGATGTCCGCCCAGGCCCAGGCCGACACGGCCGGGCCGGGCGGACCGGGCGGCAGCGGGGCCGAAGGAACCAGCGGGACCGTGGAGTTCTCCGTCTTCGACACCGGAGGCGGCCTTCCTCGGGACGAGTCGTTTCAGCTGAAGGACCTCTCGGACTACGGCATCCCGAAGCGGACGACGGAGAAGCTGGCTGCCGGGGAGGCCGGGGAGGCGGGCGCTCAGGCGCCTGCTGCCGTCGCCGCGCCGTCGGGCAGCTTCGATGTCGTGGGTGGGGGTGAGTGGAAGGACAAGGACGGCTGGGATGCGGTCATGCGCAGGGGCTACTGGAACGGGGCCAACGCCGGCTTCGGCATGACCAAGATCGACCAGAAACACAACCTCAGCCTCGACGCCGTCAAGGCGACCACGATGTATCCGCGTCCCACGCCCGAGGGCAAGCAGCAGATCGCTCCCACGACGTACAACTACCGCACCGAGGTGAACCACGTCGAGTGCAGCGGCTGGTGGATCTTCCGCAGCTGCCGGGTCACCGAGACCCTGACGGTGCTGGCCGGAATCGACTACCGGAAGCTGGACGACGGCAAGGCCTTCGGGGCCGTCACCGCCTTCTGCGAGGGCGTGTCCGGCCGGTGTCCCGACTGGGTCCGCAACGCCGTCAACATCTGAGGAGCTGAGGATCTGAGGCGTCGGCCGACACTGAGGATCTGAGGTGTCGGCCCGACGTACAGTCGACTGGTGGGCCGGCTCTCGCACAGCGGCCGACCGGCCCGGCAGTGACCTCGAAGGGGATGCTCGATGAGCGCTCGACCGAACCGGTCGGCGGTGCGGTGGCCCGCGGCCGAGTGGTGGGCGCCGCTGGTCACGGACCTCGCGGCGATCCAGCGGGGGAGTGCGGCACGCGGCCTGGTCGTACGCCGGATCTCGCTGACGGAGGCGACGCCGTACGTGGAGGTGGCATGGCCGGACGGGTCCGGTGCCACGCTGCGTCCCGAGCCGGAGGCCGGGGTGTCGGCGCTCCTGGACTCCCTGAGCGGGACCGGCCCCGCGGCGCCCCCTCCAGCCGACCACGAACGCGTCCACTGGGCACCCGGCTTCGACGCACCCCCACTGCTGAAGTACGCCTGGCTCCTGGATGAGCTGGGCAGTGCGAGTGATGCGTGGTACGCGTATGTGCCGGTGCGTGTCGAACTCCTCGAGGTCCGTACGGATGGACTGGAGACCGTGGACATCGGAGTTGGCCGGCCGGAGCGGGGGGACGCCGTGCGGGTGCGTGTCTCCTTGGCTCGGTACGGGGAGCCCGGGGGCATCGGGTACGCGGTGGTGGAGCGGGCGGTCGCGGTGGGGGCGTCGGGGGCTCCGTCTGCGAACCCGTCCGAGGGCCCGGGTGGGGAGGAGCCCATCGGCGGGCTTCCGACCCACCTGACGCCGCTCGTCCCTTGACCGCACCGACCGATGTCGGGCGTGAACTCGCCGCCGTGTGCGGAGTCCAGCTGCACGGTGTCGAGCTGCGCCCCCGAGACCTTGACTCGTCGTGTGTGCTTGGCAGTTCACGCTCAACCTTGTCGGTGTTCTGTCCACCGAGGCCCATCGAGGCCCGGTCCTGCCGACTTCGCGCTGCCGACTCCTCTGCCCGCGCCAACGCTCCTGACCGAGCCGCCGCAGCGCGAACCGCAGCGGCCGAGACCCTCAGCCCTTGACCGCCCCACCCAACGCGAACCCCCCGCCCAACCGCCTCGCCACCCCCACATACAACAAAATCACCGGCGTCGAATAAATGACCGAGAACGCCGCCAACTGCCCATAGATCACCGTCCCCCGATTCCCGAAGAACTCATTGATGCTCACCGCCGCCGGCATCTGTTCCGGAGTGAGCAGCAGCATGAACGGGACGAAGAAGTTCCCCCACATCATCACGAACGAGAACACGGTCACCACCGCGACCCCCGGCCCCATCAACGGCAGCACGACCCGCACCAGCGACTGGAGCGGCGACGCGCCGTCCGTCCACGCCGCCTCCTCCAACTCCTTCGGCACCCCGTCCATGAAGTTCTTCATCAGCCAAATGGCGAACGGCAATTGGGACGCGGCGAAGAAGAAGATCGTGCCCTGCATGGTGTCGATCAGGTTCACCTGCACGAACAGCGCGTACACCGGAACCATGATCGCCGTGATCGGAAGGCTCGTCGCGAAGAGGATCGTCAGGAGGAAGGGGCGGTTGAGGCGGGAGCGGAATCGGGACAGCGGGTAGGCCGCCAGGGCCGCGCACACCACCGTCAACGCGGTTCCCCCGCCGCACAGGAGCAGGCTGTTCAGCAGCGGCGTGAAGGTGATTTCCGGGGTCAGGACGGCGTCGAAGTTGTCGAGGGTCACGCCGTCCGGGAGCTTGACCGTCAGATTCGCGTGGGGGTCCACGGATGACAGGAGCACCCAGGCCAGCGGCAGTACGAAGGTCGCGGCGACGACAAGGAGGCCGACATCGGCGGCCAGGCGGTGGCGAACCGTGCGGCGGGAGGCGGGCGTTCGGGTATGCGTGGCCATGGAACTCACACCTCCGTTCGCAGCAGGCGCAGGTAGATCACCGAGAACAGCGAACCCACCACCAGCAGCAACAGCGCCACCGCCGTGCCGTAGCCGATCATGCTCTTCTGGAACGCCTCCTCGTACATGAACAAGGGGAGGGTTTGGCTTTTGCCGCTGGGGCCGCCTCTCGTCATCACCCAGATCAGGCCGAAGACCGACAATGTCTGGAGCGTGATGAGCATGAGGTTCGTGCCGATGGAGCGGCGGATCATCGGGAGCGTGATGTGCCACAGGCGGCGCCAGCCGCCCGCGCCGTCCACCTCCGCCGCTTCCGTGATCTCCTTCGGGATTTCGTTCAGGGCTGCTGAATAGACCAGCATCGAGAACGCCGTTCCCCGCCAGACATTCGCGAACGACACCGCCAGGATGGGGAGCGTGTACAGCCAGTTCTGGGTGGGGAGATGGAGCCAGTCCAGGACGGCGTTCAACGTTCCTTCTCGGCGGAAGAAGGCGTAGAGGAGGAAGCCGGCCACCACCTCCGGCAGGACCCACGCCGTCACGACGATTCCGCCCACCAGCGTGCGGACGGGTTTCGAGGCGCGTTGCATCAGGGCCGCCAGGGCCAGGCCCAGCGTGTTCTGGCCGATCAGGGCCGATATCACCGTGAAGACCAGCGTCAGCCAGACCGCGTTGAGGAAGGCCTCGTCCCCGAATGCCGTGCGGAAGTTCTCGAAGCCTATGAAGGAGTCCTCGGCCTGGCCGGTGAGTTGGAGGTCGGTGAAGGCGATGTAGGCGCAGTAGGCGATCGGGCCGGCGAGGAAGAGCAGCAGGAGGACGGTGGCGGGGGTGAGGGGGAGGGCGCGGGTCAGGGAACGGAGGACGGGGTGGGGTGACGGCCCGGATGCCGGCCTTGTCGGCCTCTTCATACGCGCGGGCTCATTCCTCGATCACCTGGTTGTCCGTGGCCGCTTTCAGCTCCTCGTCGTAGTTCTCGGCCGCTTCGGACACCGAGGCGTCGCCCGTCGTCACGGATTCCATCGCTTCCTGGATGGCCGTGGAGACCTTGGGATACGCCGGATAAGCGGGACGGTAATGCGTGCTCGACACCAGGTCGGTGAAGAACTTGATGCCGGGTTGGGCCTCCGCGTAGACCGGGTCCTCAGCCACGTCCTTGCGGACCGCTATGCCCGAATTGGCGATGTACCACTTCTGGGCGTTCGCCTTCGTCTGCATCGTCTCGATGAACTTGAAGGCGAGGTCGGGGTTGGCGGCCTTGTCGGGGATGGCCCAGGTCCAGCCGCCGGACATGCTCACCTTGCCGGGGG from Streptomyces sp. DSM 40750 includes these protein-coding regions:
- a CDS encoding PPOX class F420-dependent oxidoreductase encodes the protein MTKLDGHIRERLLAPNFWHLATVGADGAPQVSPMWVDIEADGDGGGEYVMVNTSVGRVKEENLRRNPYVSLSHIDPENPYDRAEIRGRVVRFVEGDEALRAMDRLTRKYIGEERYPWLLPGERRLMILIEPVRVRRVVGVEPFRAGVLPEGA
- a CDS encoding carbohydrate ABC transporter permease, producing the protein MKRPTRPASGPSPHPVLRSLTRALPLTPATVLLLLFLAGPIAYCAYIAFTDLQLTGQAEDSFIGFENFRTAFGDEAFLNAVWLTLVFTVISALIGQNTLGLALAALMQRASKPVRTLVGGIVVTAWVLPEVVAGFLLYAFFRREGTLNAVLDWLHLPTQNWLYTLPILAVSFANVWRGTAFSMLVYSAALNEIPKEITEAAEVDGAGGWRRLWHITLPMIRRSIGTNLMLITLQTLSVFGLIWVMTRGGPSGKSQTLPLFMYEEAFQKSMIGYGTAVALLLLVVGSLFSVIYLRLLRTEV
- a CDS encoding carbohydrate ABC transporter permease yields the protein MATHTRTPASRRTVRHRLAADVGLLVVAATFVLPLAWVLLSSVDPHANLTVKLPDGVTLDNFDAVLTPEITFTPLLNSLLLCGGGTALTVVCAALAAYPLSRFRSRLNRPFLLTILFATSLPITAIMVPVYALFVQVNLIDTMQGTIFFFAASQLPFAIWLMKNFMDGVPKELEEAAWTDGASPLQSLVRVVLPLMGPGVAVVTVFSFVMMWGNFFVPFMLLLTPEQMPAAVSINEFFGNRGTVIYGQLAAFSVIYSTPVILLYVGVARRLGGGFALGGAVKG